Sequence from the Candidatus Eisenbacteria bacterium genome:
CGGGCACGTTGTCGGAGGAGTCACCCATGAGCGCCAGCAGGTCGATGATGTGCCCCGGGTCCACGCCCCACGAGGCGCGCACCTGCTCCGGGCCCATCTCCCCGGCCTCCTCGCCGCTGCCCCGCGGCAGCAGCGCGTGCACGCGCGCGTCCACCACCTGCAGCAGGTCCTTGTCCCCGGAGTACAGGCGCACGTCCGCGCCCTCCGCGGCGGCGCGGCGGGCGAGTGCCGCCATCAGGTCGTCGGCCTCGAAGCCGTCGCGCAGCAGCAGCGTCACACGCAGCCCCTCGAGGAGCTTCTTCACCTCGTCAATTTGCGGGACCAGGTCCTCGGGCATGGGCGGACGGTGGGCCTTGTAGTCGGGGTACTGGTCGTGCCGGAAGGTCGGCGCGGCGGTGTCGAAGGCCACCGCCCAGTGCGTGGGGCGCTCCTTCTCCAGCAGGCTCAGCATCACCTGCGCGAAGCCGAAGATGGCGCTGGTGTTGCGCCCCTGCGAGTCGCGCAGCGGCCGGCGGATCAGGGCGTAGTAGGCGCGGTAGAGCAGCGCCATGCCGTCCACCAGGAGCAGCTTCACCGGGGGCCTCCCGCACCCCCGCGGTAGAGCCGGTGGGCGCGGACGTAGGCGGCCACCGGCGCGGGGAGGGCATCCCCCACCCCGGCGCCCGCGCGCAGCCGCGAACGCAACGCGGTGGCGGCCAGGTCCACGCAGGGGCGACGCAGCAGGGTGACGCGCCGCCGCACCCAGGAGGGCACGCGCCGCACATCGAAGCCGGGGCGCGGGACGGCCGCCACGCCGGAGGCCAGCAGAGCCCCGGGGTCGCGCCAGCGCGGCAGGTCCAGCAGGCTGTCGGCGCCCACCAGGAACACGATGCGCGCCCCGGGCAGCAGGGCCCGGAACGCGCGCAGGGTCTCGACGGTGTAGTGCGGGCCGGGACGGAGCGTCTCGGCCTCGCAGACATCCATGCCGGGCAGGCCGGCCACGACGAGTTCCACCATCCGGAGCCGGTGGACCGCGGGGCTGAGCGGCAGCCCGCGCTTGTGCGGCGGGTCCCCCGCCACCACCCACAGGAGCCGGTCCAGCCCGAGGTCCTCGCGGGCGCGTACGGCGACCTCGACGTGCCCGCGGTGCACCGGGTCGAAGGTGCCCCCGAACAGGCCCAGCTTCATGGGTGTTCCAGGGCCGTCCTGGCCAGCTTCTCCCGGGCCCTCTCGGCCCACTCGGTCCCGGACTTCTCCTTCACCAGCAGCTCCCAGGCCTGCCGGGCCTCTGCGTCCTTGCCCCACTCCTCCAGGCCCAGCCCCTTGAGGTACAGCGCCTCCGCGGCCCACGGGGAGTCCGCGAACTCGGTCAGTACCTTTTGTGCGTGGAACACCACCGAGCCCGGCTGCTTGAGGTGCGTGTACAATCGCGCGTTCAGCACTTCCTTCTCGGCCAGCCGGTCGCGCGTGGCCTCCAGCAGCTTCTTCGCGTCCGGAACCCGCGGGCTCTCCGGGTACAGCACCAGGAAGCGCTGCACCTGCGCGCGCGCGTACACGGTCTTCTCCTGGTCGTAGGCCGCCGGGCGGGAGTCCTCCCAGTACGAAAGCGCCAGCTGGTACTCCACCTCCGGCAGACGCGGCGAAGCCGGGTACACGTCCAGGAAGTGCCGCAGCTCGACCTGGGCCATGGTGTGCTGCCCCAGCCGGGAATATGCCACGCCGATCAGGTAGGAGGCCTCCTCCGCATTGGGCCCGCCCGGCGTGGCATCCAGGTAGGCCTTGAGCGCGCGGGCGCACTCGCCCAGGTCGCCGGTCTGGTACAGTTCCTTGCCGGCAACGAACGCCTCCTCGCCGGGGGCGTAGTGGACCACACCCGCGGTGGCCCCGCAGCCGGCCAGGAGCGCCGCCAGGGCGATCCCGGCGGCGGACGGCAGCGAGCGTCTCAAGACCTTTGAAAACTTGGACATGGGGGCGTCAGTTCCGGTTGGTGTAGAAGAGGAAAACCAGGCCGGTCACGAGCCCCACCACGATGGCGGGCTCCAGCAGCCGCGAGAGGCTCTTGTCGGGCACCGAGGGCGGCGTGATGCTGAACAGCCGGTCTTCGACCTCCCCCAGGCGGGCCTGCGGCACCCGGTCGGAGAGCGCGCCCCGTCCGTGCCCGGACCACAGCAGGCGCCCGTCGGGCGCCATCAGGCGGAGCCCCAGGGACACGGTCGCCAGGCGGTCCACCTCGCCCGGACCGAACAGGCGGCTCTTGTGCAGGTCGGTGTACCCCAGGTTCAGGCCGGCGACGCGGTACTCGAGCAGGCTGGCGTTGGGATCCAGCGGCCTGCGGTCGAGGGCCAGGCGCCGGCGCGCCGCCTGCCTGGCGGCGGAGGCGGCGGAGTCCTCCTCGGCCTCGCTGTCGGCCGGCGCGGGACTCTCCGCGGTGTCGGACAGCGCGCCGTGGAAGCTCAGCCGGGCCACGCGGCGCTGCAGCAGCTCCGCGATCTCGTTCTCCAGCGCCCACTCGGGACGCTGGCCCGCGGCGGGCAGGATCACCACCACGTCCCGCGGACCGAGCGGCATGACGCTCACCATGGAGTCCACCGCGCCGCGCACCGCGCGTCGCAGCATCTCGGAGTTGGAGGTCAGCCGCTCCGCGGCCGGAAGCCCCGCGGCCCGGGCGGGCTGCGGGCCCGAGAGCCCCAGGAGGAGCCCCGCCAGCGCGAGGCTGCAGCTGCTAGTTCGCATCGGCCACCCAGTCATACGCGCGAGCCTCCACCAGGGTCACGTCGCGGAACTCGCCGGCTTCCAGCCCGCGTCCGCGCACGATGGTTACGCCGTCGATTTCCGGGGCCTGGTGCTCGCTGCGCCCCACGGCCTCGTCGCGCCCCGTCACCCGGTCCACCAGCACCCGCGCGCGGGCGCCGACCATGCGACGGTGCAGCTGGAGCGAAATCCCGCGCTGCAAGGTCATGATCTCCCGCCGGCGGGCCTCCTTCACGCCCGGGGCCAGCTGCCCGGGGGCCACCCCCAGCGGCGTGCCTTCCTCGGGAGAATACGCGAACACCCCCAGATGGTCGAACTCCGCCTCGCGGACGAAGTCGCGCAGCGCGGCGAACTCCTCCTCCGACTCCCCGGGGGAGCCCACGATGAACGTGGTCCGCACCGCGATGCCCGGCACCCGCGCGCGCAGCGCGCGCAGCAGGTGGCGCGTCTGCGCCCCGGTGACCCGGCGGCGCATGCGCGCCAGCACCGCGTCGTCAATATGCTGCAGCGGCATGTCCACGTAGTTGCAGATCTTCGGCTCGGTGCGCAGCAGCTCCACCAGCTCCGAGGTGTAGCGCGCGGGGTGCGTGTACAGCAGCCGCAACCACTCCACACCCGGCACGCGCGCCAGTTCCCGAAGCAGCGTCGCCAGCCCGGCGCCCCCGGGCACGTCCTCGCCATACGCGGTGAGGTCCTGCGAGATCAGGTTGAGTTCCCGCACGCCGGAGGCCGCCAGCCCCCGCGCCTCCCGGACCAGGTCCTGCACCGGCCGGCCCTTCTGCTTGCCGCGCAGGTCGGGAATGATGCAGAAGGCGCAGCCGTGGCTGCAGCCGTCGGCCACCTGGAGGTACGCCATGTGCGGCGGCGTGGACAGCGCCCGCGGCACGTTGGAGGTCCACCGCGCGCCGGCCGCCCCCACCCCGCCCGGGCTGCCGCCCTCGGTCCGGCAGGCGTCCACCACCGCCTCCTCGGTGCCCGTGCCCAGCAGCGCGTCAATCTCGGGGATCTCGCGGCGCAGCTCGTCTCCGAAGCGCTGCGCCAGGCAGCCGGTCACCACCAGCCGGCGCAACCTGCCGGTCTTCTTCAGCTCGGCCACCTCGAGGATGGCCTGCACCGATTCCTGCCGGGACGCGTCGATGAAGGAGCAGGTGTTGACCACCGCCACGTCGGCCGAACCCAGCTCGCCGGTGGCCTCGAAGCCCGCCTGGGACAGCAGCCCCAGCATGCGCTCGCTGTCCACCAGGTTCTTGGGGCAGCCGAGCGTGACGAAGCCGACCCGCGAGGGGCCGGCCGGTCGGGTCTTCCGGGGGGTGGGTGTCACGGTGCCGTGGTCAGCCTTCCGAAGGGATGAGGTGCGCGGCGCGGCCGGACGGCCCGCCGGGCGCTCCCGGGAGCCGGGCTATACCCCGGACTTGCGTCCGAGGCCTTGCTCCTCGAGGTAGCGCTCGTCCACCAGGACCTCGCGGGCCTGGCTGCCCGTGAAGGGGCCGACCACGCCGAGGCTCTCCAGCTTGTCCATGATCCGGCCGGCGCGCGAGTAGCCGATCTTGAGGCGCCTCTGAAGCAGCGAGACCGAGCCGCGCTGGGACAGTATCACGATGCGGGCGGCCTCGGCCACCAGCTCGTCGTCCACGTCATCCTCCTCGGAGACGCCCTCCTCGGTGCCGCCGCCCTCCCGTCCGAGGTCCACCGGGGGCTCCGGCGGGCCCTGCGGGGCGCGCTCGCGCCAGAAGCGCGACAGCGCCTCCACCTCGGCCTCCGAGATGTAGGCACCGTGGATGCGGACGGGCTCGGGCTGGCCGGCGGGCAGGAACAGCATGTCGCCGTTGCCGAGCAGGGTGTCCGCGCCGTTCATGTCGAGGATGGTGCGGGAGTCCACCTTGGAAGCCACCTGGAAGCTCATCCGGGACGGGAAATTGGCCTTGATGACGCCGGTGATCACGTCCACCGAGGGCCGCTGGGTGGCCACGATCAGGTGGATCCCCACCGCGCGGGCCATCTGCGCCAGCCGCGCGATGGGCTCCTCGATCTCCATGGGCAGGGTCAGCATCAGGTCCGCCAGCTCGTCCACCATCACCACGATGTAGGGCAGCTTCTCGCCCTCGCCCTTCTGCGCCACGGCCGCGTTGTAGGTGTCGATGTGGCGCGCGCCGCTGCCGGCCAGGGTGCGGTAGCGGCGCTCCATTTCGGAGACCACCCAGCGCAGCGCGCGGGCCGCGGGCTTGGCCGCGGTCACCACCGGCCACAGCAGGTGTGGAATGCCGTTGTAGCCGGTGAGCTCCAGCATCTTGGGGTCGATCAGGAGCAGGCGCAGCGTTGCCGGCGAGTGGCGCAGCAGCAGGCTGGCCATGATCACGTTCATGGCCACGCTCTTGCCCGAGCCCGTGGCGCCGGCCACCAGCAGGTGCGGCGCCTTGGTGAGGTCGGTGGTGAACACCTTGCCGGTGGTGTCCTTGCCCATGGCGATGGGCATCCGGCCCTGACCGGAACGGAAGGCTTCCGTCTCCACCACCTCCCGGACGTAGACCGTCTGCGGGTTGGGGTTGGGCACCTCGATGCCCACGGCGGCCTTTCCCGGGATGGGAGCCAGGATGCGGATGCGCTTGGCGCGCAGCGCCAGCGCCAGGTCGTCCGAGCGGGTCACGATCTGGCTGACCTTCACTCCGGGGCCCGGCTCCAGTTCGAACATGGTGACCACCGGCCCGGGGTGGATCTCGCTGACCTGGGCCAGGACGTCGAACTCCGCCAGGGTGCGCTCCAGGACCTGCGCCTTGGCCTTGAGCTCCGCCTCGGTGAGCACTTCGCCGCTGACGATGGGCTCGGCCAGCAGCGTGGTGGGCGGCAGGTCGCCGGAGGTGACCACGGCGGGCGGCATCGGGGCGGCCGGCTTCTCCCGGGGCTTCTCGGGCTTGGGCCGGGCCCCGCCGCTGAAGGGCAGGTGGATCTGCGGCGCGGGCTTCTTCGCGGGCGGCCCGGGCGCGATCTCTTCCAGGTCCAGGTCGTCCGCCTCCGCCGCGGCGCGCGCCGCGCCGGGCTCGCGGACGATCTTCATGCCGGGCTTGCCGCCCTTCTCGTCCCGCTCGTCGCCCCGCGCGGGCTTCTCCGCGCGGCGGCGGGGCGCCCGGCGGCTGCCGGGGCGCAGCCTCTCGGCCAGTCCCATTCCCAGCCGGAGCGGCATCCGCAGCGCGGCGCCCATGCCCTGGGCCACCAGCGAAAAGCCCACCTCGCTGGCCACCAGCAGCAGCACCGTGAGCAGCGTGCCCAGCAGGATGACGCTGCCCACGCGGCTGAGCACGCCGGTGACCACTCCCGCCAGCGCGCCGCCCACTCGGCCGGTCCAGGCCTCCGGAACCCACAGCGCGACCAGCGTGACGAACGTGACCAGGATGGCCGCGCCGATGGCGGTCCGGACCGCCAGCTCCCCGGCCTCGTTCTGCCGCAGGCGATTCCAGCCCCAGGCGAACAGGGCCACCGGCACCGCCCACACCGCGAGCTTGCCGAAGATGAATCGCAGCGCGAACGCGAACAGGGCCCCCACGGGGCCGCACGCGTTGCGATAACCGGTCCCCAGCGCGTGGGGCCAGTCGGCGATGTCGTAAGTGAAGAGGGAGACGGCCGTCAGCGCGCCGAGGGCCAGCAGCAGCACCCCCAGGATCTGGGATTGGCGACGGTCGGAGAGTTCCCAGGCTGGCATCGCGCGACGTCCTCCATGGCGTCAGGGGCCCTCGAGGGTCCTGCAGGGGCTGGAATCGCCCCGGCTGGCTACTTTACACCAGCGGGAGGTCCGGCGCCACCCCTGGAGGCGGGGTCCTGCATCAACTGAAGCCGGTGCTCGGCCTGGCGGGCGGCTTCTTCATCCCCGGAGAGCCGGGCCACCCCGGCCTGGGTCTCGAGGAGGCGGGCCTGCGTCTCGCGGCGCAGCTCCCGGGCCGCCTGTTCCAGGGCGCGGCGATCGCTGCCGTCCGGCGCCCGCAACAGACTGCGGCGCAGCGCCATGGCCTCCCGGCGCCCCTCATCCTCGATGGCGCGCAACGCCTCGGATCCCAGCATGTCGGCGCGGATCACGGCGGGAGTGAGACCGGCGTCGGCGCCCTCGGCCCCGGCCCGGGACACGGGGTGACCGGGCACGCGCCGGTTGGATTCGCAGGAGTCTGCCACGAACGCCAGGCACAGCGCCGCGAGCAGCACCACCATCATGGCGGCATAGCGAGTCACGGGGGGACCTCCGCGTGGGCATCCGCGGTCCGCGACCACCGCGTCCACCCGGCCGGGGCCGGTGCGGTGGAATTCCCTTGGAAGAGGGCGCGGGGGCCCGGCGCGCCTCACCGGCAACCGGGGATGCCGGGGCGCAGCGGGCGGGCCCCGCGGCCTTGCTGCGGGCCCGCACGGGCGGGCCGATGTGGGTTCCGGGAATGCAGCGGGGCGGCCGCGCCCCGCGCGATCCGCCCCTCACCTCCCCGGCAAAATGTGTTGAGAAACTGTAGCACGCGCGACCGAAGATGTAAATCCCTGGCGGTGACCTCACCCGCCCCGGCGGTGCGGAGGGGCGCTACGTCCCCTCCTGCCAGCTGGCCAGGTACTTCACCTGCTCGGGGGTCAGGACGTCGACGCTCGTGGTCATGGTCTCGAGCTTGATCCGGGCGATCTCCCGGTCAATCTCTGCGGGGACCACGTACACCTTCTTCTGCAGCTTCGCGGCCTCCTTCTTCATGTACTCCAGCGAGAGCGCCTGGTTGGCGAAGGACATGTCCATCACCATCGCGGGGTGGCCCTCGGCGGCGGCCAGGTTGATCAGGCGGCCCTCGCCCAGGACGAACACGCGCTTGCCGCCCTGGAGCAGGAACTCCTCCACGAACGGGCGGGCCTGGCGGCGCTGCGTGGCCGACTTGCCCAGCGTTTCGAGGTCCAGCTCCACGTTGAAGTGACCGCTGTTGGCCACGATCGCGCCGTCCTTCATCCGGTCGAAGTGCTCCTGCCGGATCACGTGGATATTCCCGGTGACGGTCACGAACACGTCGCCCAGCGGCGCGGCCTGGGCCATGGGCATCACCCGGAAACCGTCCATGACGGCCTCCAGCGCGGGCAGAGGATCGATCTCGGTGACGATCACGTTGGCGCCCATGCCGCGCGCGCGCATCGCCAGCCCGCGGCCGCACCAGCCGTAGCCGGCGATGACCCAGGTGGAGCCGGCGATCAGCACGTTGGTGGCGCGCACGATGCCGTCAATGGTGCTCTGGCCGGTGCCGTAGCGGTTGTCGAAGAAGTGCTTGGTCTTGGCGTCGTTGACCGCGATCACCGGGTAGGCCAGCACGCCTTCCTTCTCCATGGAGCGCAGCCGGATGACCCCGGTCGAGGTCTCCTCGGTGCCGCCCTTCACGCCCGGCAGCAGTTCCTTGCGCTCGGTGTGCAGCACGGTCACCAGGTCGGCGCCGTCGTCCATGGTGTAGTGCGGGCCGGGGGCCAGCACCGCGCGGATGTGCGAGTAGTAGCTCTCGTTGTCCTCGCCCTTGATGGCGAACGTCGGGATCCCGTAGTGCAGCGCCAGCGCGGCCGCCACGTCGTCCTGCGTGGACAGCGGGTTCGAGGCGCACAGGTACACCTCCGCGCCACCCTCCTTGAGGGTCCGCATGAGGTTGGCCGTCTCGGTGGTCACGTGCAGGCAGGCGGCGGCGCGCACTCCCTGGAGCGGCTTCTCCTTGGCGAAGCGGGCGCGGATGCCGCGCAGCACGGGCATGAAGCGGTCGGCCCACTCGATGCGCTGAACGCCCGCGGCGGCGAGGGCGGGGTCGGCGACGTGGTGGGTCTGCGGGGTGGTCTGGCTGGCCATCTCGGTCCTTCGTGTTGCGGGGCGCGGCGGACCGCGCCCCTGGGGTTGCATCGCCCGGCGGGAACCGGGGCTGCGATTGCGCGCGCGGGGCCGGGCGATCGCGCGCCCGGCCCCGGCGGTGTTACTTGACCGCCGCCTTCAGGTCGGCGACGGCGTTGGTCATCTCCCAGGTGAAGCCTTCCTCGTCGCGGCCGAAGTGGCCGTACGCGGCGGTGGCGCGGTAGATCGGGCGGCGCAGCTTGAGGGTCTCGATCATGGCCCGCGGCCGGAAGTCGAACCGGTTGCGCACCAGGTGCTCGATCTCCTGCTCGGAGATGGCGCCGGTGCCGAAGGTGTCCACGCGGATGCTCACCGGCTCGGCTACCCCGATGGCGTAGGCCACCTGGATCTCGCAGCGCTTCGCCAGGCCCGCGGCCACGATGTTCTTGGCCACGTAGCGGGCCATGTAGGCGCCCGAGCGGTCCACCTTCGTGGGGTCCTTGCCCGAGAACGCCCCGCCGCCGTGGCGGCCCATGCCGCCGTAGGTGTCCACGATGATCTTGCGCCCGGTGAGACCGGTGTCGGCCGCCGGGCCGCCCTGCACGAACTGGCCGGTGGGGTTGATGTGGTACTTGATCTCGCCGTCGTCGAACCGGGCCGGGATCACCGGCTTGATCACCTTGTCGACCACGTCCTGGCGCAGCTTCTCGTGTGTCAGGTCGCGCGCGTACTCGGCGTGCTGCGAGGAGACGACCACCGCGTCCACCCGGACCGGCCGGCCGTCCTCGTACTCGACGGTGACCTGGCTCTTCCCGTCCGGGCGCAGGTACGGGAGGATGTTGCCCTTGCGCACCTCGGCGAGCTTGCGGCACAGGCGGTGCGCCAGCGCGATGGGCAGCGGCATCAGCTCGGGGGTCTCGTCGGTGGCATAGCCGAACATCAGCCCCTGGTCGCCGGCGCCCTCGCGGTCCACGCCCATGGCGATGTCCGGGGACTGCGAGTGGATGGCGGTGAGCACCGAGCAGGTGTGGCAGTCGAAGCCGTAGGCGGCGTCGTCATAACCGATGTCCTGGACGGTCTTGCGCACGATCTCGGGGATCTCGATGTACGCGTTGGTGGTCACCTCACCGGCCACCAGCACCAGCCCGGTGGTGAGCAG
This genomic interval carries:
- a CDS encoding methionine adenosyltransferase, encoding MADAKQRYFFTSESVTEGHPDKMADQVSDAILDSLLEKDPNSRVAVESLLTTGLVLVAGEVTTNAYIEIPEIVRKTVQDIGYDDAAYGFDCHTCSVLTAIHSQSPDIAMGVDREGAGDQGLMFGYATDETPELMPLPIALAHRLCRKLAEVRKGNILPYLRPDGKSQVTVEYEDGRPVRVDAVVVSSQHAEYARDLTHEKLRQDVVDKVIKPVIPARFDDGEIKYHINPTGQFVQGGPAADTGLTGRKIIVDTYGGMGRHGGGAFSGKDPTKVDRSGAYMARYVAKNIVAAGLAKRCEIQVAYAIGVAEPVSIRVDTFGTGAISEQEIEHLVRNRFDFRPRAMIETLKLRRPIYRATAAYGHFGRDEEGFTWEMTNAVADLKAAVK
- the bamD gene encoding outer membrane protein assembly factor BamD, which gives rise to MSKFSKVLRRSLPSAAGIALAALLAGCGATAGVVHYAPGEEAFVAGKELYQTGDLGECARALKAYLDATPGGPNAEEASYLIGVAYSRLGQHTMAQVELRHFLDVYPASPRLPEVEYQLALSYWEDSRPAAYDQEKTVYARAQVQRFLVLYPESPRVPDAKKLLEATRDRLAEKEVLNARLYTHLKQPGSVVFHAQKVLTEFADSPWAAEALYLKGLGLEEWGKDAEARQAWELLVKEKSGTEWAERAREKLARTALEHP
- the nadD gene encoding nicotinate (nicotinamide) nucleotide adenylyltransferase — protein: MKLGLFGGTFDPVHRGHVEVAVRAREDLGLDRLLWVVAGDPPHKRGLPLSPAVHRLRMVELVVAGLPGMDVCEAETLRPGPHYTVETLRAFRALLPGARIVFLVGADSLLDLPRWRDPGALLASGVAAVPRPGFDVRRVPSWVRRRVTLLRRPCVDLAATALRSRLRAGAGVGDALPAPVAAYVRAHRLYRGGAGGPR
- a CDS encoding DNA translocase FtsK 4TM domain-containing protein, with translation MPAWELSDRRQSQILGVLLLALGALTAVSLFTYDIADWPHALGTGYRNACGPVGALFAFALRFIFGKLAVWAVPVALFAWGWNRLRQNEAGELAVRTAIGAAILVTFVTLVALWVPEAWTGRVGGALAGVVTGVLSRVGSVILLGTLLTVLLLVASEVGFSLVAQGMGAALRMPLRLGMGLAERLRPGSRRAPRRRAEKPARGDERDEKGGKPGMKIVREPGAARAAAEADDLDLEEIAPGPPAKKPAPQIHLPFSGGARPKPEKPREKPAAPMPPAVVTSGDLPPTTLLAEPIVSGEVLTEAELKAKAQVLERTLAEFDVLAQVSEIHPGPVVTMFELEPGPGVKVSQIVTRSDDLALALRAKRIRILAPIPGKAAVGIEVPNPNPQTVYVREVVETEAFRSGQGRMPIAMGKDTTGKVFTTDLTKAPHLLVAGATGSGKSVAMNVIMASLLLRHSPATLRLLLIDPKMLELTGYNGIPHLLWPVVTAAKPAARALRWVVSEMERRYRTLAGSGARHIDTYNAAVAQKGEGEKLPYIVVMVDELADLMLTLPMEIEEPIARLAQMARAVGIHLIVATQRPSVDVITGVIKANFPSRMSFQVASKVDSRTILDMNGADTLLGNGDMLFLPAGQPEPVRIHGAYISEAEVEALSRFWRERAPQGPPEPPVDLGREGGGTEEGVSEEDDVDDELVAEAARIVILSQRGSVSLLQRRLKIGYSRAGRIMDKLESLGVVGPFTGSQAREVLVDERYLEEQGLGRKSGV
- a CDS encoding adenosylhomocysteinase; the encoded protein is MASQTTPQTHHVADPALAAAGVQRIEWADRFMPVLRGIRARFAKEKPLQGVRAAACLHVTTETANLMRTLKEGGAEVYLCASNPLSTQDDVAAALALHYGIPTFAIKGEDNESYYSHIRAVLAPGPHYTMDDGADLVTVLHTERKELLPGVKGGTEETSTGVIRLRSMEKEGVLAYPVIAVNDAKTKHFFDNRYGTGQSTIDGIVRATNVLIAGSTWVIAGYGWCGRGLAMRARGMGANVIVTEIDPLPALEAVMDGFRVMPMAQAAPLGDVFVTVTGNIHVIRQEHFDRMKDGAIVANSGHFNVELDLETLGKSATQRRQARPFVEEFLLQGGKRVFVLGEGRLINLAAAEGHPAMVMDMSFANQALSLEYMKKEAAKLQKKVYVVPAEIDREIARIKLETMTTSVDVLTPEQVKYLASWQEGT
- the rimO gene encoding 30S ribosomal protein S12 methylthiotransferase RimO, coding for MTPTPRKTRPAGPSRVGFVTLGCPKNLVDSERMLGLLSQAGFEATGELGSADVAVVNTCSFIDASRQESVQAILEVAELKKTGRLRRLVVTGCLAQRFGDELRREIPEIDALLGTGTEEAVVDACRTEGGSPGGVGAAGARWTSNVPRALSTPPHMAYLQVADGCSHGCAFCIIPDLRGKQKGRPVQDLVREARGLAASGVRELNLISQDLTAYGEDVPGGAGLATLLRELARVPGVEWLRLLYTHPARYTSELVELLRTEPKICNYVDMPLQHIDDAVLARMRRRVTGAQTRHLLRALRARVPGIAVRTTFIVGSPGESEEEFAALRDFVREAEFDHLGVFAYSPEEGTPLGVAPGQLAPGVKEARRREIMTLQRGISLQLHRRMVGARARVLVDRVTGRDEAVGRSEHQAPEIDGVTIVRGRGLEAGEFRDVTLVEARAYDWVADAN